DNA sequence from the Candidatus Fluviicola riflensis genome:
CGTTGTTTCAGCGTGGAACCGAAATGGCTGCCGAGCGCGGATTGATTTTGGTGGATACGAAATATGAATTCGGGATGCTGAACGGAGAAGTGATTTTGATTGATGAAATTCACACACCCGATTCATCGCGTTACTTCTACGCTGAAGGATATGAAGATCGCCAGGCGAAAGGCGAACAGCAAAAACAATTATCGAAAGAATTTGTGCGTCAGTGGCTGATCGAAAACGGTTTCCAGGGATTGGAAGGGCAGGTAATGCCTGAGATGCCGGATTCATTCGTGGATGTGGTGACTAATCGTTACATCGAATTGTTTGAGCGCATTACCGGGAAATCATTCGAGAAAGCAGATACGTCGAATATTACGAAACGAATCGAATCGAATGTAGCGAGATTCTTAATGGAAAAGGGATATATTTGAGTTTTTGTAAGTAGTAAAAAAACGTAGGTGCGGATTCATTTTCGCACCTTTTTTGTGTCGTATGGCTGTGAATTCTGAAAATTCGTATATTGAAGCCATAATAACCCATTAACACACTATTCATGACTTCTCAATGGAATTTTTTGGCGGGCACGTATTGGTACGTGCCAACATCATTTTTACCAGCATTACAAATGAATTCAGAGGATACCGAGCCTACTATAATGATCGATCAAACCGTATGGCAAATTACAGGTTGTAGCGGCGGTTATCTCTGGGGAAACTGCGCTGCCTTGATGTATGCAGAAGGAACAACTCCTGATTCGGCGCCATTGCCTTACCGGATGGCAGGATCCATTACACCTAATGGAAATGTACAGATTTCCTTTATGCCGATGAATGAATTAGGAGCCGCAATGAGTGTTTCCGGTTGGGGAAACTTGAAAAAGGAATCCGATTCGTGGTTGTTCGAAATGCAAATGGCTTCAGGATTTACTGATTTGGTTGCTCATTGGGCATTTATGGCGGCAACGGAAGAAGGTGATCCATCGTGGGAACAACTTCCGGGGACGGATTATTCTGTTCCGGAGTTTTTGGAAGCGGCCGGTTTCTGAAAGTTGTTTGCTGCGATTTAAAAAATTACGTAGCCGATTGTTTCGCAATAATTCGCCAGAATAATTTTGGAAAAAACCGTTTTAGCGTCACAGCTTTGATTTCTTTGTTGCCAATCAGCACTTCTTTTTTGCGTCGTTCAACCGCTTTCAGTAGAATCCGCACACATTCATCAACGGGCATTCCTGTAGCTTGATTATGATCCATTTCACCATGTGCTTTTCCTTCGCTGTTGAGCGCGCTCATCGAAATGGGTGTATTGATCTTGCCCGGACAAGCAATTGTCACATGCACGTTGTTTTTGGCTTCTTCGAGCAATAAACTTTCAAAGAAACCGTGCAAGGCGTGCTTCGAAGCGCTGTAAGCCGACCGCAGGTAAAATCCGAATTTTCCGGCGATACTCGAAATAGCGATAATATGTCCGCTTTTCTGTTGTTGCATAAACGGTAAAACGGCTTTAGTCAAGGCAATGGTTCCAAAATAGTTGATCTCCATGATCCGGCGGTCAACGTCTAGTGCTGTTTCCGCAGCTTCCGCGCGTTGGCTTAATCCGCCGCAGTTGTAGAGAAAATCAATACGGCCGGTTTGAGCAATTATGGTTTTGGCCAACTCGTTAAAATTCTCAGAATGCTCCAGATCGAGTGGAACAACCAGATGCTCAGAACTGAATGGAAGGGTTGCTTTCAACTCATGCAGTTTCGCTTCATTTCGCGCCGAAAGAATGACCCGCAATCCGTTTGCTGCAAGTTGTTTGCATACTTCTTCACCAATTCCCGATGAAGCTCCCGTAACCCATGCAACCTGTTTCATGTTGTTC
Encoded proteins:
- a CDS encoding short chain dehydrogenase, whose protein sequence is MNNMKQVAWVTGASSGIGEEVCKQLAANGLRVILSARNEAKLHELKATLPFSSEHLVVPLDLEHSENFNELAKTIIAQTGRIDFLYNCGGLSQRAEAAETALDVDRRIMEINYFGTIALTKAVLPFMQQQKSGHIIAISSIAGKFGFYLRSAYSASKHALHGFFESLLLEEAKNNVHVTIACPGKINTPISMSALNSEGKAHGEMDHNQATGMPVDECVRILLKAVERRKKEVLIGNKEIKAVTLKRFFPKLFWRIIAKQSAT